A segment of the Opisthocomus hoazin isolate bOpiHoa1 unplaced genomic scaffold, bOpiHoa1.hap1 HAP1_SCAFFOLD_15, whole genome shotgun sequence genome:
ccactagatcaagcaatgggaacgatatggagggggacttcaggtaggcaaacaatagagtacctatgaagagggagaccacggccaggtgagggagacatgtggaaaaggctttgtgccgtccctgctcagaggggatcctcagcacggccctgaagatctgcacataggacagcacgatgagaacaaaacacccaaaaactaaagaaacactgactacaagcagcccgccttccctgaggtaggagtgtgagcaggagagcttgaggatctgggggatttcacagaagaagtggtccacagcattgcccttgcagaggggtatggaaaatgtattggcagtgtgcaggagagcattgagaaagccactgccccaggtagctgctgccatgtggacacaagctctgctgcccaggagggtctcgtagtgcaggggtttgcagatggcaacgtagcggtcataggccataacagtaagaagacaatgctctgctccaacaaagaagatagacagaaagagctgggcagcacatccagtgaaggaaatggccctggtgttccacagggaattggtcatagatttgaggacagtagtggagatggagcccaggtcgaggagggagaggttgaggaggaagaaatacatgggagtgtggaggcggtggtcacaggctatgacagtgatgatgaggccattgctgaggagggtagccaggtagatggccaggaagaaccagaagtgcaagagctgcagctccctcttgtctgcaaattccaggaggacgaactcggtgatggagctgccattaggcatttgctctctctgggaaaatattcctgtccaaggaggaaaaaacagtgggaatttaggggatacgtctctgagccttttcttgcagactttccccctgctacgccccccccacccccctttctttctttaggatactttctttaagctcagtggccatagctctggttggtgctggctgaatgtgccatgaggaaaaggacctttgtgcactggctgccaaggattcagccatgctgtgcagcactggggttcgtgggcatggtgggggtaaggggacatcctggtgttcgactttggcctttgaaactgctcctgactcaaaagggcttttcaacacctgcactcccagtgctaagaaatgaggaaggcaaagtcaggctgagtcctttgggattttcagagttgcccccaacgcacctgggcagtgttctgggatgtcagaaaccctcagcatttctgttgcactcagggagaacagggctgcccagctgctctgggcttacactattctgagattgagagtgatcgcactcccatgttatcctgaaaagccaccagacacagctgaagagcagcaggatacacagcagactactaaacatctcacccttactcaaggtctcagcaccccacttctagtcaaggacacatgcggctcatttcaccaacccaagagcatttcctcagttgggcgtagcatctctgcgctgcttcatggggcttttcagataacacaattgtgttattagaaagatatgcattcttgagtcctgctcatagctttgaagaacacctcaggaagatagccatgtgtcctagtgatggattctgactatgggaaatctagcttgttctctgggcccacagacttcactgtcctatgtaccacagcttagagaagactggcgcacctcattcccatggacacgcctacctgggaggacccacacaatcagtgtctgactctgcagctgaaactcccatccccagagagcctgatggagcgaacatgggtactacttcagtaacacagacaagtggagcaggaaggagaaatacattgaggttcgagatgaaagaggcagaggcagccaggcactcaggacactgctaccctcacccagttgcacacattgccaggtcgttctgctctcagtccctgagatcctcagagggaacagggcaagtaacttgagagcttgatagtcaccccttctttgaccttccccttcacatatcaacaggaaaatatcctggggagatctggatctgtgagattccctgaccccatgtagctgtttcttgatagcagaaggaccctgccctgccttactggggttttctgttccacacacagcttctcctcgcagtaacctggggagctccttgggcaggctgagtgctgaccctggcaggcagcagagtccctgccccagcacagagcctcatgtttgtgcagagaccctgttctgcaggacaatttcgggcagcccgggctgcacatccaccttcatagccctgcagccgtccttgcgagaagggaactgacttaccctctacctgtcgtggtgcagcaggcaagtccttctttgcagcacattctcacctacagcaagagaaaaactgtgatattcctcaaggtccatcccgtaggctggggggtgtgacagctttagtagatcttttcataaagtgcagatatgttgcccttcacgtggagacttaccgtgccaatgactgaaaaaatctttctctcagtgagctctcagcatcctcacaccccagactgcctttaacctctctgcctcactcctctcccctctgtgcctgcaggcagtgccagcagccctgctgtgctttgcagaggagctgcttctgggcagagctgtctctttgaagtgtttccctgttgccatgagctccctccatcccaggagcccagctcagatcaacagcacaagaccgcccaatgtgtctctggttctgccctctctgggctccctcgaggtgtccctggggttccaggggaacctgctgtgaaacaggatgaagtcatcactcatgttccctccctctgttagggagaaacacttctgttctacagtgtcataactttattggaaaaagagtaagaaacaaaagtcatctttccttgatccatcattagacaagacaaccagagagtgacagggagagatctcctttacccctgatGAGGGAAGGGTTTAAGCCTATTCATCTGAGACATCTCGtccttgatctgaagtcctggagctagaagaggactcagctcactctcatgcacaccacaaacccacaggaggcgggattcctcttgcctcagttcagatgggcaccaaaaaggcttctgcatgggagctccttgtctcagctcccttcattattaataaacatggagggcaggaggaagaactttagacacagatacctggtgacaggattgaTTTCGAAGGTGACGAAGATGCTTGCAGgcaactgcaagctctattggagcagttcatagagacacagcagtgtctgagggcaccttcctggaggctggtgggaaatgccttcggtcaacttcaatgacagaaagtgcccacattcaagagaactgaacctgcaaatatttatatatgtccagggctgttgatcgatgtaatcagcttgaccatatggagtcctgcggcacagggagaggcaggtctctttcttcctattctccatcagctgtattgtccgcatagccttaatagtatgatgcgatttgtctcatgtgcatcccctcattgcctaacctcattcagggcagctgaatcctcatatattttacatttacagacatctatgactactgaaggtgctagggctctccaggaaaacagcatgaacctgacatgcacagcacaggtcctatgcgggaaccccatccccactcagactcgctgtgtgacaggcaccacccagggcatctcacacagatttggtgcctttgggcagtgatggaatcccaccactgcagtgacacaagttctgtcccttctctgtccagtggatgaacagcagagcgTGAACAGCAAACACTTCACAGCAGGGtcttcacttgagggcattccctctcaaactctgcttgttgttctctcctccagtatttaaccatccctttgatgtcacaatcatggatcaggccgataattttcacagtgacatccacacccaaGAACATTTTCgacctcatctcttccttcctgaggtcagcttcacctccaccacaggccctcagggctgcagagacagagcagacatcaaactcctttcctggcattgtcaaaagcagggtttgctctacttgtgggcacctcgcttctcctttacattgccacctgttatccactccagcatgtctctgctgtgaaggaaagactttgcacacacaaggtcttgggcacttggtagcaggtttctttttgccagtctgctctcagcacagatgtgCCACACCTGAGGTGCTGCATCCCAGACAtgctccaatggcctcagcctggggcacagggaggagaagctggagacccccagggcatctcttcatcccacttggagggaagaacaaccgaggcatgttgagacagctgacataattggggtgctgtgatgggtggatacaggatgagaaggagaaacaggccagaaagctcaggaggttggtgtcctgagtgagaaggagctgcttaggtgtgtggagctcctctatgggatgaacaagctgagtgagtctttatcagtcagagtcaggggagagactagtaagggtgacgtcctggtgggaggcaaagaatgaattaatgtccctttgctgacctcagttaccttggcattccctggaaggggaccaccatagcatgcaattagtcctggaggtttctggagagcctgggtgaagacacagcttgggacaccaatctttgtagctcagctgtcagattgttcaagagtggtgatgctcatatgcatctgttagtcaaaaagaatgaaaagctggttcaaggatgtaaaaacctgtgtcaactgtcgctgtcataactgtgaaatagtggactctgatctcccaaggaggagagcaaaaaaatgcagatgctgtgcctcaaagaagctgatttcggcctactcttgtgacttttagtgagtacgcccatgtgagcagcacacaagggcaacagagctcagcacagctggtcttcaaggacagtgtcttccaggcaggagactgtgcatgtcaatagccaggacaagaagcagaactatcaggagagaagcttgggcaaataagaaactcagggagaagctccaagaataaaagggagcatacaagagatggatgcaaggatggaaacaaaggaggaattcagaaatgctatgggttttagaaaagccagagctcctttagagttgacatttgcaagggagttaaaggccacagcactgaatcctttagaacaattaaaaaagaaacaaagacagtgtgtggccactgcagaattcaggaagagcagaggtgaataggtctgaaattatctgtgtcctctttgcctcagaatccacctgcaaggtctccctgttctgggtgtctaagaggaagaaccctaggtgaaacacagcagtggatggagatcaagtcagAGGTCacttagataaggtcaaccctttataacccactggaccagaggggatgagtccaaggatgttgagagaccaggctgatgtcatagcagggctactctgatacacgatggaatttcattgtgactggagaaagcagaaagcacctctttcatacaccttgtagagacccaaggactgatcaggggaattacaggctgcagagacagaagcaaggagctgtgtggctgggcagcagctctctggaaatggtgctggtggtccttgacttcattaggcaaaccacgacccagcagcaaaggcagccaacagcatcctgtatgagcaggagcccaagcaaaaatagtgattgtcaccctctgctcagcacctttcacaccacagcctgaacaatgacagtgagacaatggcaaagaggaacaggttcaatgaaggaccactaaggtggtaatcctccactgttcttcaagtgtttgtgtgatttccctaaaagcatcaatatctgcaacaacaacaaccagagaactaatctgcctaagtataaatatctgcaggggagcaatctgcatctgtggtagcccctctgggcaatgtcagtggaatcagtatttgcaacacctaatccacaagtacatgtctgaagcccttcagatgaaggatgatcttgaaaaagtcaccatgtgtattccgaggcagcatggacactgctaatttccctccccagagagtagcagaggctggatcccctcctcaggacacactccttaccaggaagccacaggcatgggggagctcacctggttcttaagggcacatcactcggcatctgttttgatccatgtggtgcttttctgtgactctttctgcagatgcgtacataaaaagacagcagtttcataagagataaccataaaggccctgctatgcatgagaaagctcaccatgaggcagcaaagaagactgtaataatcaccaggaaaatccaggaagaatacagaattgcagaatatcttgggttgaaagggacctttaagtcatctagtccacccccctactttgagcagggacatattcaactagatcaggttgctcagagccccatccaatctgactttgaatgtgttaaaacatgctcttctgtatattcagaattcatcttttttatcaagcaatatttttaggtctgatattcttagcatagtctctgttaagaatttgcatagattctgcaagagaatctttctcctgctctctctgcaatattttttttgctttttttacttcttacactcttttgccttccattcatttaacagtaaacaaacaatatttatggtctgtgcaagtaaagactcttaccaagaatattagttacacttgaaattctgaaataattgttcttttcagaggtataggcagataatacaaaactgtttgctgtggacatgaggcctcacatgttcagaatacatttgatattgtacaagtgagtcaaaagattctttatctgttatttttaatagactcaaaagctgtacatactagaagaaaaattgaaaaactattttgaagaatggttgaggttgaaagcttccatgtccgttaagtttcggtttacatgacttttcttatgctgtttatgtcaatacttaatgatcttcctcctcttgtcaccgaaaatccaggaataacacctcgtaacaccactgtagtgttaaaaggcaggcattctttattgcagcgctggatgcacgagggataattcctccagacgtgcatacctcataacttttccatgcagtttatatagattaaaaatatacatatttattttattcatgcatattcaatattattctctttgccgactgatgtagactttctcgcttcttacgtagattgttgcgcagactcagtcaccctcttctattatttgtttttgggtaggtggcattacttgagtagggggtcagtgagttggtggtcgtggtctccccgtgccggaatcaccttttgcccactaggctctcaatcttggcaaacctggtcagtctcttcagtccgtttcacagaaccacactccatcatttctcttgacaaaaacagcattacccactatggttagcgttagttgttacctagagaatagacctctgttcccggacctgatgtcccggtgggttgggctgtactaggaacacagcagcactgttcatgtttatggtcaactgattctatcaccctggatacatttcccccttttcgaagtgttgaaataatcattactttcaatacttccatgttaaatcaaattacatttcatcacacattgattcaatatctattgctaataatgatcaaattctgcaataatacaattattcattattcattatatcacagaatcacagaatcacagtatggtaggggttggaaaggacctctgtgggtcatctagtccagccctcctgccgaagcagggtcgcctacagcaggctgcacaggaccatgtccaggagggtcttgaatatttccacagaaggagactccacaacctccctgggcagcctgttccaggactccattaacgtcagagtgaagaagttcttcctcacgttcagacggaacttcctatgcttccgtttgtgcccattaccccttgtcctgtccctgggcaccacagataagagtttgtccccatcctcctgacacccacccttcagatatttataatatatatatttaggtcccctctcagccttctcttcttcagaatgaacaagcccagctccctcagcctctcctcgtagcagagatgctccaatcccctcatcatcctcgttgccctcagctggactctctccagtagctcctcatctttcttgaactggggagcccagaactatacagagtactgcagatggggcctcactagggcagtgtagaggggaaggagaacctccctcgacctactggccatactcttcttgatgccccccaggatcccattggccttcttggcaaccagggcatgatgactggctcatggtcaacctgtcatccaccaggaacaggtgaggtttctgagtgccagtgactgaaaattgagaacagagccatcacatgtggagtgatctaaaggctgtgctagttccaaactcttatcttcagctcatttctcagaggcttccagttttgctccttccacctcgctgtcttttagcactgaagttgagagtacccaagtcagagccttgctttcaattttgtttacagcctaaagcaccccatggtgggaagacatcccaggaagcttgtagaaggtgaatgttcccaggaatctcaggaggcctggaataccaatagctgtgttcagggagctgatcaaatgcatcgtctccatttgtgtaacggaggcttcgatgcctggttcatgtgtaagctctttctgtgggtgaagacatttattgtccaagcaggtctgacctcagagctggcctctctttgagatggacgctggagttgagaccttctgaactccattccaccctgagttgtcttataatgtagaggctcacatcaccaccttcatctcttcttgcacaatgtgtaggaaggcacaggctcatgcaaggttttgtggggaagagactgttggggatctctagggctgcctccagtctggctgtgacattgtggagctaaaaggtgaagagcaccaaaggtagagatcacagcaatgctcctcctagttcatttgattttgcttaaagctcagcctaaagctcccaagagacactttatggttgttgcttctgtcatatcttcctaaagcgtatcccaaagtgtcataactacatgttgttttttgaggtgttcaaaaaacctgtagataaggcactttgggatacggtttagtaagcatggtggtgttgggcggatggttgggtttgatgatcttagaggtcttttccaacctgtgattctatgattcctatgattcctacgatcacttgtcactgcagacgagagcttggctaggtcagctctgcaggtagctgtaggcttgtagcatggcaacctgtgcctccctttcaggaggccagagatgcataaatccctcagactctcctcacagttcatactttagaccacctcgtttcatcttgacagaccttgtctggaccttctttagtttcttccccttcctcttgaaatgtgaggcccactggctcctagggcatctgccatcatgatgcccaggcccttctcctcagggcactcctttgccagtcagatccttccccattctgctacatggacttgttctgtttcttctaagtcttcaggttcctgttggccaaatccccagctgtgtcaaggtcccatggacaagacctgcagcaatccagcttttaaagtatgtgtaccaatggtcatcctgagttatggtgcttctaacattactgtaaattaacaaaaagggaagcaaagtaattgccgagactctttttgcaatacttgtcaagcatcctggcatctgggtcttgcattcacattggggccagctatagagtcagaccacgttgctcaaggtttgatccagtggtggctggaaagcttccaaggacaatgcttggatgccctcgtggacaaaaatgctttccttatctctatccagagtcttccttggttccacatcttactattttctatgatcctcctgccaagcaccgaggtgacaagactggctccatctttacaaagacttccacacagggacagacagactgtcaagagattcttgagatcttccactctccaggctaaacaaggcctttcccctcagtttctgcggccagacaagtgcttcagcctctgagcatcttggcggccgttcaccaaactaattatcagtcatcaacaaattccctgctgtggtgagtagactctgggcaataacccagcagcttctcactcttcccttcccttccccagggggacagggcagagaacagtaagagataaagtgtgaaaagtttcaggtcaagataagaacaatttaataggtgaagagaagacattttaaaagcctcaccaagcgaaacaaagaccatcattgaccacctcccacaagcagactgatgcccagccactctccaagcagcagaatccatcaacaatcaaaacctccacatccttcttcctctgttccacttttttattcgtgagcatgaggtcatatggtatggaatatctctctggtcagtttggatcagctgtcctggctgtgttccctctcaacttctttcccaccacccacttactcactggaagggagcagagtgagaaacatagaaggccttgacactgggcagacatggatgagcaatagccaagacactggtgtgttagaagcattaaacaacattaaacaactcccaccagcacaggaaacagccatcctccaggacatctggtggtctggtccagaagacaagccatgctgggctggcctttatcccttaggacagtgagagctgcagcccaagaaggATCACAGTGGAGCAgcgtcctggcaggaactgctgcccatggagagaagccgacgcaggagcaggttttctggcaggacctgtggcctttgggggtggacccatgctggagcagtccattcctgaaggactgtaccctgtggaaaagatccactatagagcagtttgtggagaactgcagccggtgggaaggacccacagtggagaatttcagaaacagagtgttatgaaatgatgacatgactggctgagtagacgaagggagagccgtggatgttgtctacctggacttcagcaaggctttcgacacagtctcccatgatatcctcctaaggaaggtcaggaaatgtgggctggatgagtattcggtgaggtggatagagaagtggctgaatggcagaactcagagggttgtcatcagcggctctgagtctagttggaggctggtaacaagtggtgtcccccagggg
Coding sequences within it:
- the LOC142359056 gene encoding olfactory receptor 14I1-like, with amino-acid sequence MPNGSSITEFVLLEFADKRELQLLHFWFFLAIYLATLLSNGLIITVIACDHRLHTPMYFFLLNLSLLDLGSISTTVLKSMTNSLWNTRAISFTGCAAQLFLYLSPNMMSP